In Cydia amplana chromosome 13, ilCydAmpl1.1, whole genome shotgun sequence, the genomic stretch TTGCCAATATTTGTAGActgaattaatattttaaacactAAAGTGTGAACGTAACTTTCTTGTTATGCATCTCtctcgtactggcatattagtgcgagagagatgtatagaaagtaaattacgtagacgttagcgcaACAtatagttttgacactgtcagtgactcatggtacgggtattAGAGGTCCCTAAACTTAGTTcgttatataataatttattattattattatcgacTCAATACTTTCGACGCTAGGACTCATATGGACTCACTCAGCAACGTGACCAGAATAACGCGTCGTACGAAAGCGAAAGTCGTAACTGTATACCCTCTTTGAATTAAACATACCTTACGGTCTTTTCTACTGTTAATTTCCATGGCTCCAAATCTTGAAACGAACTaagttacattttaaatatctatTTGAATTAGAAAAGTTACGGGATTTATTCGGTATGCACTATAGTTTtccaatatcatttaatattcagGAACAGGAAAGACTAACTATCTAGCACCCAAACCATTGTTTATGTTATAATTATTTCCAACTTATTGGAAAGAGTGCTATTTAATTTAAGCTATATTTTACGTATATGCCATGGTActtctataaaaataaaacggtattttgtaaaatcagatgaataaaaatttaatttaaacttacaCCATGCACATGTCGCAcaaatgactaaaaatacgccaatgaaaccgtaaaattaaataaatacatttgggTTTTCCAGCGATCTGCCGCCCGGACTGCCACCAGACCCGCGGCTTCTGCGAGTCGCCGGGCGAGTGCCGCTGCCGGCTGGGCTGGTCCGGCCCCACCTGCCGCGCCTGCCAGCCGCTGCCTGGCTGCCAGCATGGCTACTGCGACAAGCCGCTCGAGTGCAAGTGTCTGTCTGGCTACACGGGCTTGCTGTGTCAGACGCGTGAGTATCCCCACTTGTCCAACTTCCAGCTGAATAAGCATGAAGATGCCAGAGGAGCATGTCATTGGAGCGCACGCAGCGCGCTCGAATAGCCGGGATTCACCTGAGTTTTTACTATGAGGGCGCCTCCACTAAAGCGCGCGCAGCGCACCCTGCATATTCGATTTGCTTGACTTTTTAAGAGCGCCCAGAGCATGGGGCATATATTGTTCGATCTATGAGCAAGGAGGCGCCGCAGGCGTCGGGCATTTGTGCGGATAGGTCGCCCTGAACACCGGTCTTTTTTTAAATGAGGGCCGCGTGAACGACCGATTAACGCCAGCGGGAACGGCGGCAGGGGATGCGAGAAACTTCACTTCACTTTCAACATGAAAGTATTATCAAATAATGGGTTCCATACAATTGTCTCTTTTCTTCTGTTCTGTCTAGCGATCTGCTCAGCGGGCTGCCATAGCGAGCGCGGCTACTGCCGCCGCCCCGGCGAGTGCCGCTGTAAAGTCGGGTGGACTGGATCCACTTGCTCCCAATGCCACGCCTACCCTGGCTGCGTCCACGGGACCTGCAGCAGACCCTGGGAGTGCGCCTGCGAGCCCGGCTGGGGCGGCATGCTTTGCGATGAAGGTGGGTTATCTATAACAAAATGTCACAGGTTTGTGAATCCTGGACTGTTGAAGATTAAAAAGCCGCTAATACTTGAAGCCACTTAGGAAACCTTCGGAAGGGAACTCATTCCTATATCTATATCTACTGGGATTTTCAGAGGAAATTCTATTACGCAGACAGCCTATTTTCCAAACCATTTCTCCAATTCGAGTATAGGCCAAGATTACAAACTATAACGTTGCGATAGGGTTTGGTTGATTAGAACAGAATTAGTTTGATCTAAGTCGAAATAAGCTCTTTGAGTATTTACTGCAAAAAATAATTCTTTCTCAAAGGACCATAaacaataaactaaataaataaatcaaatttcCAGAGCTAAACTACTGCGAGAAGAACCCAGACACCTGCAAGAACGGCGGCAAATGCCAGTCCCTGGAATCCGGTGACGGCTACTTCCGCTGCTCCTGCCCCGCCGGCATCAGCGGCAGGAACTGCGAGAACCTGCCCGACAGCATGACCACGCCCATAGCCGAGTCTACAAACTCCACTGAGGTCCCGGCAACTTCCACGGAAACTACCACGGAGCTCACGAAGGAGCCTAGCGAGGAAAATGAGACTGAGTAGTCGTAATCATTAAACGCAGATCATAATCTTATCACCATCATATTTATCTTTACACGGTGCTAAGACACCCACTGCCGATTCTACAAACTCCACAGAGATCCCGGCAACTTCCACCGAAACTACCACGGAGCTCACGTAGGAGCCTAGTGAGGAAAATGAGACTGAGAAGTCATCATCATTAAACGCAGATCATAATTTTttcatcatcatattcatctTTGCACGGTGCTAAGACACCCACTGCCGATTCTACAAACTCCACAGAGGTCCCGGCAACTGCCATGGAAACTACCACGGAGCTCACGAAGGATCCTAGTGGGGAAAATGAGACTGAGTAGTCATCATCATTAAAGAACGTAATCATAAACTTTTCATCATCTTTGCAAAACTAAGTGCTGTAGGAATGaagcaactgtcaaaggtttgcatagatagCGCCATCATAGCCCGCCCCTTTCTCTAGTCTTGTTCTatgaggttaaataaataaataaaaaggacTGGCATCTAGGCAATTaaaaaaagtagtattttacaCAATTCTACGGACTGACAGGAcaagctatgctggcgccatctgtaaaatagcACAGTGGCACAGAAATCAAATTTTTTGACTATGTTACATATAAATTTCATACAATCATTCATTTATTGATAAGCGAAAAAGAGGCAACATGTCGAATTCGCGATGTTTGGAGGCAGGGGTAACTTTTTTGATACATACATACGTATTTAGATTTTCTCAAAAGAACTGACGACtgaattacatatttatttacctaccttgAAAGATAAAGGTGAAATTATGAATAATCTGATTGCTAATAACGATTTGTTATAGTTTACAAGTAggttttaagtatttatttattgtgaaaaCATGACTGTGTGTTAGTTGTAAGTAAATAGtaagttatttatttctagGATTAATAAAGAAATGTGAAATGtttgaaatattgtttattgttataggtatcctcgttttttagggttttttaccttaaaagaaaaaaaaacggaacccgaaAACccgaaaatatttaataaaccgAATAGAACTAGtgccattctatggaacttgctaactatgtaaacaaaccgccatattaaaattgtctctaaatgacaatttactagtgacttttgtttacttagttagcaagttccatagaatgacactctatacctataggtagatTAGGTAGCTTGCCCATGATGGTGATGTCACATGTTctgtttttcataaaaaaatctgttttttaaagttttgagagttcgaaaacagaaactgatttgactacgTATATACCTATAGTAATTATCAAACAGCTTGGGTACAGTGACATCCGTCATTAGTTTGTTATCAAAACAACAAGAAATCATGGCGTAAAATACTGCATGGTTCCctgtcatagactaggaatcctctagacggagtttagagcaattatttcatgaaaccgatgctgccaaaaatactggggtgcgggggacgaggtgagcgagtcccgtgccgtgattggtccgttcaaagacacggacgtcacacaaagacactttgactcgaaaatggagtaaaacaaccgtatatttgtggcagagggggtagcgctacaatgctcagtctggaggatgtcttgtctgttcCCTGTGCTGGTTCTATACGTAGTAATACTAGTTCAATTTTACCACTGTAGTCTtgataatagggaatattacgcgaaactctgcgtaggtggcgccactcctacagtaagtcacaatctaggggtctaccgcaaacgagagagtcgaaaattttatctaacctctctatcactcttgcatattcgagcgataaagaggcagatagccgagtttcgatttcgcgtttcccggtaggccctttgtaaacaaaccgccttgatgtatcaatgtcatatttgattgtccgtgaaaaattgacaaaaaacagtttaaggtacagtatgtatacgttactctatggtatacttaagtcactaaagtgtcattcaatagaacttgcgaactatgtaaacaaaagttactagtaatttgacatttagtgtcaattttagtatggcggtttgtttacatagttagcaagttctattgaatgacactttagtgctgcactctggcggcaaaacattgcagtaatactccctattgtatAGCCCTTTGGAAAACGAATAGCAAATACGTAGGTACCTTAAAacacctggcggcctagccaaggtgacgatcgcttgcgcttcgctatcgaatcgctttgtgtctctctatcactcttccatatttatttattagtgacagttgcgtttcgttcgctacggagcgttaccgattggcatgttggctacgcgccctGGCTCATGTATCACCAAACTTAGCTGCTCTACATCTACAACCCTTCTCTATAAATAGTCTAAATTGAATACCTATCTTATAAATATTAATGTGcgattaataattttaatgaagCCGTGATCAAAATATTTGAAACTCCATCATTGCGTAAATGCAGTACATTACGACGATTCCTGTGCCGTTCGGAACGTTTATAATTTTTCCTAATCTGTGTTAGGCTTACACAGAAGGCAATAAAGCCCTTTTTAGGTCGTCGGCATTTTGCAATATTGAACGGTTTTTACCAGTTTGACAATGCGAGTGCTAAATGTTGGGCATTGCTCAAAGATCGCTGATAAGTAGGGTGGCAGAGCGTTGGCAGTTTCAACAACACTTTTACAACGTGGGATACAAAACAAAAGACATCCTGCTTTATTCCCGAAAGTTAATCTATCGTTTTTGTAAATACGTTGTTTGGTATTTTGTTTAACAATAATTTTTGACTGTTAATAACAGAAAGGATAGGCTATCTATAGACACTATCTAGAGCAATGATATATACTTTAGGTTGTAATCACATCAAGCTACTAGTAGAGcacttaaagtaaataaattacctacttgAATGTAACTTCTAACTTATGCAGTTGCACTTACTAAAACTTATTACCGATTAGCTGTCGGCGGGAGCGCGGCTGCGCGATGCTGTAATTTCTATGAATTAAGCAAGCTAGTCAAATCAAGTTCCGTAAACGGCATAGGCCCCAACAGTATTTCCAATTCACAAACTAAGGTGTTCTCCACTCACATAAGAAACTCTTAAAGGGTTTTATAGATAGCACCATCCCATCTCTAGTTTGTTCTAATGAGATTAAGACAACTTTAGACACTCACTAAAGCTATAAATAACGTTTAGAGGTGTTTGAGATGTGggtgtacaggaaaatattgaaaatcTCATGAACGGATAGAGTAACCAATGACAGCGTGCTGTAGAGAGTGCAAAAGAAAAGAGACATTTTAGATACTATGAAGATTCGGAAACTGCAGTACCTATTTTGGTCATGTATTAAGAAATGACAAATACCACCTCCTCCAGCTGATAATACAGGGGAAAATCCAAGGCAAACGAAAACGTGGAAGAAGTCGTATCTCGTGTATCAACGCTGTTTCAAGCTGCAGCGTCAAAAGTGATAATAGCTCTGATGATAGCCAACCTCCGGCAGGAGACGGCACCATCCCATAagactaaaaaaaacaacaagaaTTTATCACTCTCTGTAGTATTGACAGGTAAAACCTTCTCTAAAATTTCGCCatttgtaattaaaatacttcgaccggccaagcCTAGCTATTAGCATTGAAGAGTAAAAACTAGTAAAAAGGCTAGG encodes the following:
- the LOC134653623 gene encoding delta-like protein C, with the protein product MKPTVPMKLSIVLCVVGLVPAVLPAKYMPKWKKQACELPAVQSEHSHYVCDEKGEPKCLPGWQGDLCDVPICKKGCDPLQGYCKRPGECRCKLGFYGERCNKCIPLPGCQHGSCNVSFECVCKEGWDGLFCSEPICRPDCHQTRGFCESPGECRCRLGWSGPTCRACQPLPGCQHGYCDKPLECKCLSGYTGLLCQTPICSAGCHSERGYCRRPGECRCKVGWTGSTCSQCHAYPGCVHGTCSRPWECACEPGWGGMLCDEELNYCEKNPDTCKNGGKCQSLESGDGYFRCSCPAGISGRNCENLPDSMTTPIAESTNSTEVPATSTETTTELTKEPSEENETE